A window of the Thermoleophilia bacterium SCSIO 60948 genome harbors these coding sequences:
- a CDS encoding MarR family transcriptional regulator, protein MARRLRQEASEGLGPSRVAALASISRHGPLTPSELARVEAIQRPTATRLIAHLEDAGLIDRSADPDDGRSCLVAITRSGEELLAEMRARKTAYLARSLAELDAADRETLDRAAHILEGMLAGETTEHRAVDARGEVAG, encoded by the coding sequence ATGGCACGCCGGCTCCGCCAGGAGGCGAGCGAAGGACTGGGACCCTCCCGAGTCGCCGCGCTGGCTTCGATCTCACGCCACGGCCCGCTCACGCCGAGCGAGCTCGCGCGCGTCGAAGCGATCCAGCGGCCGACGGCCACCCGCCTGATCGCCCACCTCGAGGACGCCGGCCTGATCGATCGAAGCGCCGATCCGGATGACGGTCGCTCGTGTCTGGTCGCGATCACGCGGTCGGGCGAGGAGCTGCTCGCCGAGATGCGCGCGCGCAAGACCGCGTACCTGGCCCGTTCACTCGCCGAGCTCGACGCGGCCGACCGCGAGACGCTCGACCGTGCCGCCCACATCCTCGAAGGGATGCTCGCCGGCGAGACGACCGAGCACCGGGCTGTCGATGCCCGCGGTGAGGTCGCGGGTTGA
- the trxA gene encoding thioredoxin, giving the protein MSGKLPDVSDANFQSDVLESDGPVLVDFWAPWCGPCRVVHPILEEMAEERDDLKIVSLNVDDNQQSAARYEVLSIPTLILFKDGAEAKRIVGAKPKRALEADLEPALA; this is encoded by the coding sequence GTGAGCGGCAAGCTTCCCGACGTCTCAGACGCCAACTTCCAGTCCGACGTGCTCGAGTCAGACGGCCCTGTCCTCGTCGACTTCTGGGCTCCCTGGTGCGGACCGTGCCGCGTCGTCCATCCCATCCTCGAGGAGATGGCCGAGGAGCGCGACGACCTCAAGATCGTCTCGCTGAACGTCGACGACAACCAGCAGTCCGCGGCCCGCTACGAGGTCCTGTCGATCCCGACGCTGATCCTGTTCAAGGACGGCGCCGAGGCCAAGCGGATCGTCGGCGCGAAGCCCAAGCGCGCCCTCGAGGCGGACCTCGAGCCGGCGCTCGCCTAG
- a CDS encoding MFS transporter has translation MSAALARSVSSLRIPNYRRYFAGQVVSLSGNWMQIVAETWLILTLTGSGVAVGIVSGLQFLPMLLFGAWGGSIADRFDKRKLLLVTQALLAIPALLMWGATAGGVITPAMVYGLVLLRGFVTAIDNPTRQSFVIEMVGHGQLVNAVSLNSVIVHSARIVGPALAGGLIATVGVEPCFLVNASSFAVMIWALATMNRSELLSERTRGKRRGGVREALRYVASTPALAIPLGMMALVGTLGFNFPTLVPLLARFSFGGDATTYTLLFASLAAGSVVGALATGARGRTSSGLLVASAAAFGVFALLAAAAPTIALEALALAPMGAASVTFAAGVNSTLQLDADPAMRGRVMALYSVVFIGSTPIGGPITGLLAETLGPRSGLVMTAAAAFVAAIVARWAFRRAREAAASRPEAGRGRALASGSA, from the coding sequence TTGAGCGCCGCGCTCGCCCGCTCGGTCTCCTCCCTGCGGATCCCGAACTACCGGCGCTACTTCGCCGGCCAGGTCGTCTCGCTCAGCGGCAACTGGATGCAGATCGTCGCCGAGACCTGGCTGATCCTCACCCTCACCGGTAGCGGCGTCGCGGTCGGCATCGTCTCCGGGCTCCAGTTCCTGCCGATGCTGCTCTTCGGCGCCTGGGGCGGCTCGATCGCCGATCGCTTCGACAAGCGCAAGCTGCTGCTCGTGACGCAGGCGCTGCTCGCGATCCCCGCGCTGTTGATGTGGGGAGCGACCGCGGGCGGGGTCATCACCCCGGCGATGGTCTACGGGCTCGTGCTGCTGCGCGGCTTCGTGACCGCGATCGACAACCCGACGCGCCAGAGCTTCGTGATCGAGATGGTCGGCCACGGCCAGCTCGTGAACGCGGTCAGCCTGAACAGCGTCATCGTGCACTCGGCGCGGATCGTCGGCCCGGCGCTCGCGGGTGGCCTGATCGCGACGGTCGGCGTCGAGCCCTGCTTCCTCGTCAACGCCTCGAGCTTCGCGGTGATGATCTGGGCCCTCGCGACGATGAACCGCTCCGAGCTGCTCTCGGAGCGGACTCGCGGCAAGCGCCGCGGCGGCGTCCGCGAGGCGCTCCGCTACGTCGCCTCGACCCCCGCGCTCGCGATCCCGCTCGGGATGATGGCGCTGGTCGGGACCCTCGGCTTCAACTTCCCGACGCTCGTTCCACTGCTCGCGCGGTTCAGCTTCGGGGGCGACGCGACGACCTACACGCTGCTGTTCGCGAGCCTCGCCGCGGGCTCGGTCGTCGGCGCGCTCGCGACGGGTGCGCGTGGGCGGACGAGCAGCGGCCTGCTCGTCGCCTCGGCGGCGGCCTTCGGAGTCTTCGCCCTGCTCGCGGCCGCCGCGCCGACGATCGCGCTCGAGGCGCTGGCGCTCGCGCCGATGGGAGCCGCGAGCGTGACGTTCGCCGCCGGCGTCAACTCGACGCTCCAGCTCGATGCCGACCCGGCGATGCGTGGCCGCGTCATGGCGCTCTACTCCGTCGTGTTCATCGGCTCGACCCCGATCGGCGGGCCGATCACGGGTCTGCTCGCCGAGACGCTCGGGCCGCGCTCCGGCCTCGTGATGACCGCCGCGGCGGCGTTCGTCGCCGCGATCGTCGCCCGCTGGGCGTTCAGGCGCGCGAGGGAGGCGGCGGCTTCGCGGCCGGAGGCCGGTCGCGGTAGAGCCCTGGCGTCCGGATCAGCTTGA
- the polX gene encoding DNA polymerase/3'-5' exonuclease PolX, translating to MAETMRNAEIADAMSELATLYELDGAVRYRVLAYREAARVIRQSPTSVAELTRQGKVTELPGVGKTLEEKIKALLDDGEIPAAAKLKAKFPPSLVEVTMIPGLGSKTARRLYDELGIATLEDLKAAAEDGRVAGVKGLGEKAAQNILTAVERLSAEGPEERILLSEALPVAEQIAATLREHPASVDVEIAGSARRWAETCKDVDLIATATDAAALAGALSEHPLAAQAGSSGDGGARIVTHNGVKIDLRIVPPESLGNLLQHFTGSKEHNVELRERAVKMGLSVSEHGILETESGETARYATEAEVYDRLGLAYIEPELREGNGEIKAALDGELPELLTVDDIRGELHCHTTLSDGRNSLREMAEAARERGYAYIAITDHSASHGFGNHVTPDALLGRIEEIRELNEELATDEFRVLAGSEVNIGTDGAPDYADEILAQLDWAVGSVHTSFNMTRENMTKRFLAAIEHPLLDCIGHMTGRLIGRREPYDVDAEAIFAAAAANGTMIEINGSPRRRDLNDRHARLASEAGVLICCNTDAHGADTLDNMRWSVATARRAWLEPKDVANTRGLEEFLALRRRVA from the coding sequence ATGGCCGAAACGATGCGAAACGCCGAGATCGCTGATGCGATGAGCGAGCTCGCGACCCTGTACGAGCTCGACGGCGCGGTTCGGTATCGGGTGCTCGCCTACCGCGAGGCGGCGCGCGTCATCCGCCAGAGCCCGACCTCGGTCGCCGAGCTGACCCGCCAGGGCAAGGTGACCGAACTGCCCGGCGTCGGCAAGACGCTCGAGGAGAAGATCAAGGCGCTGCTCGACGACGGCGAGATCCCGGCCGCGGCGAAGCTCAAGGCGAAGTTCCCGCCCTCGCTCGTCGAGGTGACGATGATCCCCGGCCTCGGGTCGAAGACGGCGCGCCGGCTCTACGACGAGCTCGGGATCGCGACGCTCGAGGACCTCAAGGCGGCGGCCGAGGACGGTCGCGTCGCCGGCGTGAAGGGGCTCGGCGAGAAGGCGGCGCAGAACATCCTCACGGCGGTCGAGCGGCTGAGCGCGGAGGGCCCGGAGGAGCGGATCCTGCTCTCGGAAGCGCTGCCGGTCGCCGAGCAGATCGCCGCGACGCTGCGCGAGCACCCGGCCTCGGTCGACGTCGAGATCGCCGGGTCGGCGCGGCGCTGGGCCGAGACCTGCAAGGACGTCGACCTGATCGCGACAGCTACGGACGCCGCCGCGCTCGCCGGCGCGCTGTCGGAGCATCCGTTGGCCGCCCAGGCCGGATCCTCGGGTGACGGCGGAGCGCGGATCGTGACCCACAACGGGGTCAAGATCGACCTGCGGATCGTGCCGCCGGAATCACTCGGCAACCTGCTCCAGCACTTCACGGGCTCGAAGGAGCACAACGTCGAACTGCGCGAGCGCGCGGTGAAGATGGGGCTGTCGGTCTCAGAGCACGGGATCCTCGAGACCGAGTCCGGCGAGACGGCCCGCTACGCGACCGAGGCCGAGGTCTACGACCGGCTCGGCCTCGCCTACATCGAGCCGGAGCTGCGGGAGGGCAACGGCGAGATCAAGGCCGCGCTCGACGGGGAGCTACCCGAGCTCTTGACGGTCGACGACATCCGCGGCGAGCTCCACTGCCACACGACGCTCTCGGACGGGCGGAACTCGCTGCGCGAGATGGCCGAGGCTGCGCGAGAGCGCGGCTACGCCTACATCGCGATCACCGACCACTCGGCGTCACACGGATTCGGCAACCACGTGACGCCCGACGCGCTGCTTGGGCGGATCGAGGAGATCCGCGAGCTGAACGAGGAGCTCGCCACCGACGAGTTCCGCGTCCTCGCCGGCTCCGAGGTGAACATCGGGACCGACGGCGCGCCGGACTACGCCGACGAGATTCTCGCCCAGCTCGATTGGGCGGTGGGCTCGGTCCACACCTCGTTCAACATGACGCGCGAGAACATGACGAAGCGCTTTCTCGCCGCGATCGAGCACCCTTTGCTCGACTGCATCGGGCACATGACCGGCCGGCTGATCGGGAGGCGCGAGCCCTACGACGTCGACGCCGAGGCGATCTTCGCGGCGGCGGCGGCAAACGGGACGATGATCGAGATCAACGGCTCGCCCCGCCGGCGCGACCTCAACGACCGCCACGCCCGGCTGGCCTCCGAGGCCGGCGTGCTGATCTGCTGCAACACCGACGCCCACGGCGCCGACACGCTCGACAACATGCGCTGGTCGGTGGCGACCGCGCGGCGCGCGTGGCTCGAGCCCAAGGACGTGGCGAACACGCGCGGGCTCGAGGAGTTCCTGGCGTTGCGAAGGCGGGTGGCGTAG
- a CDS encoding NAD-dependent succinate-semialdehyde dehydrogenase, giving the protein MSTASAEQTAIDGVPKQLLIGGEWRDASSGETFSVEDPSTGETLCEIADGGEDDAKAALDAACAVQEEWAATPANDRSDILQKAFELMKEREDELATAMTLEMGKSIAESKAELTYASEFFRWNAGEALRLDGYYKQAANGTGRVLVMKQPVGPCYFITPWNFPAAMGTRKIGPAIAAGCTMVMKPAQLTPLTMLNLAKLLQEAGLPDGVLNIVTGASSSSISKPIISDPRLRKLSFTGSTEVGQMLIEQSAERVLKTSMELGGNAPFLVFEDADLDAAVEGAMTAKMRNIGEACTSANRFHVAASVADEFTEKLAEKMRALNVGRGVDEDTDIGPLIDDDQRQKVAELVDDATSKGATAVVGGGARDGAGYFFEPTVLSGVPDEARLRKEEIFGPVAPVFTFDSEDEAIAAANDTEYGLVAYVFTRDLKRAFRVCEKLETGMIGLNQGLVSNAGAPFGGVKASGIGREGGNEGIEEFLETKYVAINL; this is encoded by the coding sequence ATGAGCACCGCAAGCGCTGAGCAGACCGCGATCGACGGAGTTCCGAAGCAGCTTCTGATCGGGGGCGAGTGGCGCGACGCGAGCTCGGGCGAGACGTTCTCGGTCGAGGACCCGTCGACCGGAGAGACGCTGTGCGAGATCGCCGACGGTGGCGAGGACGACGCGAAGGCGGCGCTCGATGCGGCCTGCGCGGTCCAGGAGGAGTGGGCCGCGACCCCGGCCAACGATCGCTCCGACATCCTCCAGAAGGCGTTCGAGCTGATGAAGGAGCGCGAGGACGAGCTCGCGACGGCGATGACGCTCGAGATGGGCAAGTCGATCGCCGAGTCGAAGGCCGAGCTGACCTACGCCTCCGAGTTCTTCCGCTGGAACGCGGGTGAGGCGCTCAGGCTCGACGGCTACTACAAGCAGGCCGCCAACGGGACGGGACGCGTTCTCGTCATGAAGCAGCCCGTCGGCCCCTGCTACTTCATCACCCCCTGGAACTTCCCCGCGGCGATGGGCACGCGGAAGATCGGCCCGGCGATCGCGGCGGGCTGCACGATGGTGATGAAGCCCGCGCAGCTCACGCCTCTGACGATGCTGAACCTGGCGAAGCTGCTGCAGGAGGCGGGCCTTCCCGATGGCGTCCTGAACATCGTCACCGGCGCTTCGTCGAGCTCGATCTCGAAGCCGATCATCTCCGACCCGCGGCTTCGCAAGCTGAGCTTCACCGGGTCGACCGAGGTCGGCCAGATGCTGATCGAGCAGTCGGCCGAGCGGGTGCTGAAGACGTCGATGGAGCTCGGCGGCAACGCCCCGTTCCTCGTCTTCGAGGACGCCGACCTCGACGCCGCCGTCGAGGGCGCGATGACCGCGAAGATGCGGAACATCGGCGAGGCCTGCACGTCGGCCAACCGCTTCCACGTCGCCGCATCGGTCGCGGACGAGTTCACCGAGAAGCTCGCGGAGAAGATGCGGGCGCTGAACGTCGGCCGAGGGGTCGACGAGGACACCGACATCGGGCCGCTGATCGACGACGACCAGCGCCAGAAGGTCGCCGAGCTCGTCGACGACGCGACCTCGAAGGGCGCGACGGCGGTCGTCGGCGGAGGCGCGCGCGACGGCGCCGGCTACTTCTTCGAGCCGACCGTCCTCTCGGGCGTGCCCGACGAGGCGCGGCTCCGCAAGGAGGAGATCTTCGGGCCGGTCGCGCCGGTGTTCACGTTCGATTCCGAGGACGAGGCGATCGCCGCGGCCAACGACACGGAGTACGGACTCGTCGCCTACGTCTTCACGCGCGACCTCAAGCGCGCGTTCCGGGTCTGCGAGAAGCTCGAGACGGGGATGATCGGCCTCAATCAGGGCCTCGTCTCGAACGCCGGCGCCCCCTTCGGCGGCGTCAAGGCCTCGGGCATCGGCCGCGAGGGCGGCAACGAGGGCATCGAGGAGTTCCTCGAGACGAAGTACGTCGCGATCAACCTCTAG
- a CDS encoding class II fumarate hydratase, whose product MEASTGEQLWGSETQKAVENFPVSGHPIPAPVVHWLGRLKAAAARVNGDLGLLDSDIAERIGAAGDRVAAGEFDSQFPVDVFQTGSGTSSNMNANEVIANLAGEGVHRNDHVNMGQSSNDVFPSAVHLAALDEVRTDLIPALEELTAVFELKGNELRDHVKSGRTHLMDAVPVTLGQEFDGYAAQIRLAIDRISSTLVRVAQIPLGGTATGTGLNTHEDFAERVRAKIAEETGVTSHEPLDRFEAQANRDSLVELSGALKTLAVSLIKIAGDLALMGSGPRAGLAELRLPELQKGSSIMPGKVNPVIPEVVIQVGDQVIGNDAAIAIGGTQGQFELNVRVPLIARNLLDQIKLLSAASRLLNEKCVAGIEPNDEMVSKHAEATLAAATALNPYIGYDAAAEIVKEAADSGRTLREVATEKGVDDETLEIALDYRKMAHPHG is encoded by the coding sequence ATGGAAGCGAGCACTGGCGAGCAGCTCTGGGGCAGCGAGACCCAGAAGGCGGTTGAGAACTTCCCCGTCTCCGGTCATCCGATCCCCGCTCCCGTCGTCCACTGGCTCGGCCGGCTGAAGGCGGCCGCGGCTCGCGTGAACGGCGATCTCGGCCTGCTCGACTCCGACATCGCCGAGCGGATCGGCGCCGCCGGCGATCGCGTCGCGGCGGGCGAGTTCGACTCGCAGTTCCCCGTCGACGTCTTCCAGACCGGCTCCGGAACCTCGTCGAACATGAACGCCAACGAGGTGATCGCCAACCTCGCCGGCGAGGGCGTCCACCGAAACGACCACGTCAACATGGGCCAGTCCTCGAACGACGTCTTCCCCTCGGCGGTCCACCTCGCCGCCCTCGACGAGGTTCGCACCGACCTGATCCCCGCGCTCGAGGAGCTGACGGCCGTCTTCGAGCTCAAGGGCAACGAGCTCCGCGACCACGTCAAGTCGGGCCGCACGCACCTGATGGACGCGGTGCCCGTGACCCTCGGTCAGGAGTTCGACGGCTACGCGGCGCAGATCCGGCTCGCGATCGACCGCATCAGCTCGACCCTGGTGCGCGTCGCGCAGATCCCGCTCGGCGGCACCGCGACCGGCACCGGCCTCAACACCCACGAGGACTTCGCCGAGCGCGTCCGGGCGAAGATCGCCGAGGAGACCGGCGTCACCTCGCACGAGCCGCTCGACCGCTTCGAGGCGCAGGCCAACCGCGACTCGCTCGTCGAGCTCTCCGGTGCATTGAAGACGCTCGCGGTATCGCTGATCAAGATCGCCGGCGACCTCGCCCTGATGGGCTCGGGTCCGCGCGCCGGGCTCGCGGAGCTTCGCCTCCCCGAGCTCCAGAAGGGCTCCTCGATCATGCCGGGCAAGGTCAACCCGGTCATCCCCGAGGTCGTCATCCAGGTCGGCGATCAGGTGATCGGCAACGACGCCGCGATCGCGATCGGCGGGACCCAGGGCCAGTTCGAGCTCAACGTCCGCGTGCCGCTCATCGCCCGCAACCTCCTCGACCAGATCAAGCTGTTGAGCGCGGCCTCGCGACTGCTGAATGAGAAATGCGTCGCCGGGATCGAGCCGAACGACGAGATGGTCTCGAAGCACGCCGAGGCGACGCTCGCCGCGGCGACCGCGCTCAACCCGTACATCGGTTACGACGCCGCCGCGGAGATCGTCAAGGAGGCCGCCGACTCGGGACGCACCCTGCGCGAGGTCGCGACGGAGAAGGGCGTCGACGACGAGACGCTCGAGATCGCGCTCGACTACCGCAAGATGGCCCACCCGCACGGCTGA
- a CDS encoding cupin domain-containing protein: MPAATPGESLKITPHETIRVVSSDERELHLEVTYGPGSKPPPPHSHPTSHEHFEVRRGRLATMIGGVERGYVGGESFDVPHGTPHAMWNPGSEPVLADWRISSPGRAIEWFRAIDRLRREGETGKDGMPPLPVMAALISDYSDVFELRVLPGPLNKVLIGALAPLGRGKARSASASA; encoded by the coding sequence ATGCCAGCCGCGACCCCGGGCGAGAGCCTCAAGATCACCCCGCACGAGACGATCCGCGTCGTCTCCTCCGACGAGCGCGAGCTCCACCTCGAGGTCACCTACGGCCCCGGCTCGAAGCCTCCGCCGCCGCACAGCCATCCGACCTCCCATGAGCACTTCGAGGTCCGCCGCGGCCGCCTCGCGACGATGATCGGCGGCGTCGAGCGCGGCTACGTCGGCGGCGAGAGCTTCGACGTGCCGCACGGCACACCGCACGCGATGTGGAACCCGGGATCGGAGCCGGTGCTCGCCGACTGGCGGATCAGCTCACCCGGCCGCGCGATCGAGTGGTTCCGCGCGATCGACCGGCTGCGTCGCGAGGGCGAGACCGGCAAGGACGGGATGCCACCGCTGCCGGTCATGGCGGCCCTGATCTCCGACTACAGCGACGTCTTCGAGCTCCGCGTCCTCCCCGGTCCACTCAACAAGGTCCTCATCGGCGCTCTCGCCCCGCTCGGTCGCGGGAAGGCGCGAAGCGCGAGCGCCTCGGCCTAG
- a CDS encoding isoleucine--tRNA ligase: protein MPGFSPVDPKVSFPALEEKALERWREQDLFARTQKAREGAPTWSFYEGPPTANGRPGSHHVLSRVFKDVYPRYRSMCGYSVPRKAGWDCHGLPVELEVERELGITSKAEIEEFGIAEFNERCRSSVFRYVDDWRALTERIGQWIDLDDAYFTLDNSYIESVWWSLAKVWHDGRLYRGHRVVPYCPRCGTALSSHEVAQGYEDIVDPSAYVEMPITSVPPSDEIPESPLEPGDRLVAWTTTPWTLLSNAALAVGPEIEYVRVRPAGSERVYVVARALVDRVFAVEPDDEAPEIIASLPGAALVGITYSPPFDYVTDFGERGHTVLPADFVTTEDGTGIVHTALAFGEDDYELGKKFGLTLQNPVRLDGTFDERMGEFAGIGARETNPRVLELLRERELLLRVEDYEHAYPHCWRCGTALLYYAKSSWYVRTTDVRDRMLAENERIGWQPEHIKHGRFGRWLENNQDWALSRERYWGTPLPVWLCESPDCEGEFCAGSIEELRERGGEVPDDLHRPYIDDVELDCSDCGGTMRRVPETIDAWWDSGSMPFAQYHHPFSGDPRFAERFPADFISEAIDQTRGWFYSLLAVSTLVFDQASYRNCVCLGLILDPEGQKMSKSRGNIVDPWQVLERHGADAFRWYYFTSQQPWAGYRFSVETVGESVRQFLLTLWNTYSFWVMYANAEGAGADPVELPETGPDADDPAALLDRWALSRLASLVAEVREHMDGYDATQAGRAIAAYVDELSNWYVRLSRRRFWAGDAAALATLRHCLIEVSKLLAPLTPFVSDEIYRNLVGGADGDFAGVPDSVHLADFPEVAEAHRDPELERDVEAVRQTVELGRAARARGKMKMRQPLARAIVVATGDERAAIERMAGLVEAELNVKRVEFVSEEADLVSHAVKPNFRALGPRFGAKMPEVKAAIEALDPDHAAEAIRGERRIAIAIDGRDHPLEPGDMTLAMQPLEGYEVESEAGHAVALELELSDELLREGLAREIVHAVQGARKDAGLEITDRISLSLGGDAGLLEASREYEGYVAGETLATSVDYGGSDGRATKVDGRELLIAVSAAG from the coding sequence ATGCCCGGTTTCTCCCCCGTCGATCCCAAGGTCTCGTTCCCCGCCCTCGAAGAGAAGGCGCTCGAGCGCTGGCGCGAGCAGGACCTCTTCGCGCGTACCCAGAAGGCGCGCGAGGGCGCCCCGACCTGGAGCTTCTACGAGGGGCCGCCGACCGCGAACGGCCGTCCCGGCTCCCACCACGTCCTCTCGCGCGTCTTCAAGGACGTCTATCCGCGCTACCGCTCGATGTGCGGCTACTCGGTCCCGCGCAAGGCCGGCTGGGACTGCCACGGCCTCCCCGTCGAGCTCGAGGTCGAGCGCGAGCTCGGGATCACCTCGAAGGCCGAGATCGAGGAGTTCGGGATCGCCGAGTTCAACGAGCGCTGCCGCTCATCGGTCTTCCGCTACGTCGACGACTGGCGCGCGCTGACCGAACGGATCGGGCAGTGGATCGACCTCGACGACGCCTACTTCACGCTCGACAACAGCTACATCGAGTCCGTCTGGTGGTCGCTCGCCAAGGTCTGGCACGACGGCCGCCTATACCGCGGCCACCGGGTCGTCCCGTACTGCCCGCGCTGCGGCACCGCGCTGTCCTCGCACGAGGTCGCGCAGGGATACGAGGACATCGTCGACCCCTCGGCCTACGTCGAGATGCCGATCACCTCGGTCCCGCCCTCCGACGAGATCCCCGAGAGCCCGCTCGAGCCCGGCGACCGGCTCGTCGCCTGGACGACGACCCCCTGGACGCTGCTCTCGAACGCGGCGCTCGCGGTCGGGCCCGAGATCGAGTACGTCCGCGTCCGGCCGGCCGGCAGCGAGCGCGTCTACGTCGTCGCGCGGGCGCTGGTCGATCGCGTGTTCGCGGTCGAGCCCGACGACGAGGCGCCGGAGATCATCGCGAGCCTTCCCGGCGCTGCGCTCGTCGGCATCACCTACTCGCCCCCGTTCGACTACGTGACGGACTTCGGCGAGCGGGGCCACACCGTGCTGCCCGCCGACTTCGTCACGACCGAGGACGGGACCGGGATCGTCCACACCGCGCTCGCCTTCGGCGAGGACGACTACGAGCTCGGCAAGAAGTTCGGCCTGACGCTCCAGAACCCGGTCCGGCTCGACGGCACCTTCGACGAGCGGATGGGCGAGTTCGCGGGCATCGGCGCGCGCGAGACGAACCCGCGAGTGCTCGAGCTGCTGCGCGAGCGCGAGCTGCTGCTGCGGGTCGAGGACTACGAGCACGCCTATCCGCACTGCTGGCGCTGCGGCACCGCGCTGCTCTACTACGCGAAGTCGAGCTGGTACGTGCGCACGACCGACGTCCGCGACCGGATGCTGGCCGAGAACGAGCGGATCGGCTGGCAGCCCGAGCACATCAAGCACGGCCGCTTCGGCCGCTGGCTCGAGAACAACCAGGACTGGGCGCTCTCACGCGAGCGCTACTGGGGCACGCCGCTGCCGGTCTGGCTGTGCGAGTCGCCCGACTGCGAGGGCGAGTTCTGCGCCGGCTCGATCGAGGAGCTCCGCGAGCGCGGCGGCGAGGTACCCGACGACCTGCACCGCCCCTACATCGACGACGTCGAGCTCGACTGCTCGGACTGCGGCGGCACGATGCGCCGCGTTCCCGAGACGATCGACGCCTGGTGGGACTCGGGCTCGATGCCGTTCGCCCAGTACCACCACCCGTTCTCCGGCGACCCTCGCTTCGCCGAGCGCTTCCCGGCCGACTTCATCTCCGAGGCGATCGACCAGACGCGCGGCTGGTTCTATTCGCTGCTCGCGGTCTCGACGCTCGTCTTCGACCAGGCCAGCTACCGCAACTGCGTCTGCCTCGGCCTGATCCTCGACCCCGAGGGACAGAAGATGTCGAAGAGCCGCGGCAACATCGTCGACCCCTGGCAGGTCCTCGAGCGCCACGGCGCCGATGCCTTCCGCTGGTACTACTTCACGTCCCAGCAGCCCTGGGCCGGCTACCGCTTCTCGGTCGAGACGGTCGGCGAGTCGGTCCGCCAGTTCCTGCTGACGCTCTGGAACACCTACTCGTTCTGGGTCATGTATGCGAACGCGGAGGGCGCCGGCGCTGATCCCGTCGAGCTGCCGGAGACGGGACCCGACGCGGACGACCCCGCGGCGCTGCTCGACCGCTGGGCGCTTTCACGGCTCGCCTCGCTCGTCGCGGAGGTGCGCGAGCACATGGACGGCTACGACGCGACCCAGGCAGGGCGGGCGATCGCCGCCTACGTCGACGAGCTCTCGAACTGGTACGTCCGGCTCTCGCGGCGGCGCTTCTGGGCGGGGGACGCGGCCGCGCTGGCGACGCTCCGCCACTGCCTGATCGAGGTCTCGAAGCTGCTCGCGCCGCTTACTCCGTTCGTCTCCGACGAGATCTACCGCAACCTCGTCGGCGGTGCCGACGGTGACTTCGCCGGCGTGCCGGACTCGGTCCACCTCGCCGACTTCCCCGAGGTCGCCGAGGCGCATCGCGACCCCGAGCTCGAGCGCGACGTCGAGGCCGTGCGCCAGACGGTCGAGCTCGGCCGCGCCGCGCGCGCCCGCGGCAAGATGAAGATGCGCCAGCCCCTGGCGCGCGCGATCGTCGTCGCGACGGGGGACGAGCGCGCCGCGATCGAGCGCATGGCCGGTCTCGTCGAGGCCGAGCTCAACGTGAAGCGGGTCGAGTTCGTATCCGAGGAGGCCGACCTGGTCAGCCACGCGGTGAAGCCGAACTTCCGCGCGCTGGGTCCGCGTTTCGGCGCGAAGATGCCCGAGGTCAAGGCGGCGATCGAGGCGCTCGATCCCGACCACGCCGCCGAGGCGATCCGTGGCGAGCGCAGGATCGCGATCGCGATCGACGGCCGCGACCACCCGCTCGAGCCCGGCGACATGACGCTCGCGATGCAGCCGCTCGAGGGGTACGAGGTCGAGTCGGAGGCGGGTCATGCCGTGGCGCTCGAGCTCGAGTTGTCGGACGAGCTGCTGCGCGAGGGGCTCGCGCGCGAGATCGTCCACGCGGTGCAGGGCGCGCGCAAGGACGCGGGCCTCGAGATCACCGACCGGATCTCACTCTCGCTCGGCGGTGACGCGGGGCTGCTCGAAGCCTCCAGGGAGTACGAGGGCTACGTCGCCGGCGAGACGCTCGCGACGAGCGTCGACTACGGCGGCAGCGATGGCCGGGCGACGAAGGTCGACGGCCGCGAGTTGCTGATCGCGGTCTCCGCCGCCGGCTGA
- the msrA gene encoding peptide-methionine (S)-S-oxide reductase MsrA encodes MSEIDSGHDGVAAPATTETATFAAGCFWKPEAAYREVEGVVGTAVGYAGGHAENPTYEQVCSGRTGHAEVVEVTYDPERVSYAELLDRFWAMHDPTQRNRQGFDVGSQYRSAIFTHSEEQRAIAEGSRDREQGGKRRDIVTEIEDAGPFWRAEEYHQCYLERRRTPAQMLRALIGR; translated from the coding sequence ATGAGCGAGATCGACAGCGGGCACGACGGCGTCGCGGCGCCGGCCACGACCGAGACGGCGACCTTCGCCGCCGGCTGCTTCTGGAAGCCCGAGGCCGCCTACCGCGAGGTCGAGGGCGTCGTCGGCACGGCGGTCGGCTACGCCGGAGGGCATGCCGAGAACCCGACCTACGAGCAGGTCTGCTCGGGGCGGACCGGGCACGCGGAGGTGGTCGAGGTCACCTACGACCCCGAGCGTGTCTCCTACGCCGAGCTGCTCGACCGCTTCTGGGCGATGCACGACCCGACACAGCGGAACCGCCAGGGCTTCGATGTCGGCAGCCAGTACCGCAGCGCGATCTTCACCCACTCCGAGGAGCAGCGCGCGATCGCCGAGGGTTCCCGGGACCGCGAGCAGGGCGGCAAGCGGCGCGACATCGTGACGGAGATCGAGGATGCGGGCCCGTTCTGGCGCGCCGAGGAGTACCACCAGTGCTACCTCGAGCGCCGCAGGACACCGGCCCAGATGCTGCGCGCCCTGATCGGCCGCTGA